A region from the Malus domestica chromosome 07, GDT2T_hap1 genome encodes:
- the LOC114823352 gene encoding uncharacterized protein — protein sequence MQKIGAFILLLISIPEGAVVCNIEHHVGDRGTLARASGDYAVVISHNPDNIPPVAILSIFSISASRSSSHLILHPISIAFKNFIKLVSISRVVIPPLWGGGRFGPFCIRIRLGLTRFRLILIKLVARTTRKTSSKPST from the exons ATGCAGAAAATAG GGGCATTCATCCTCCTGTTGAT ATCGATCCCGGAGGGAGCCGTCGTCTGTAACATTGAGCACCATGTTGGGGACCGTGGAACCCTCGCTAGGGCGTCTGGTGATTACGCTGTTGTTATCAGCCACAATCCTGACAACATACCTCCAG TTGCAATTTTAAGTATCTTTTCGATCTCTGCTTCACGATCTTCTAGCCACCTCATCCTGCACCCAATTTCTATAGCCTTCAAGAA CTTCATAAAACTGGTCTCTATTTCTAGAGTTGTGATCCCTCCcctttgggggggggggagattTGGCCCTTTTTGCATTCGAATCCGTCTGGGATTGACGAGATTCAGATTAATTCTTATCAAATTGGTCGCACGGACCACGAGGAAGACATCCTCCAAACCCTCTACATAA